One window of Agromyces rhizosphaerae genomic DNA carries:
- a CDS encoding peptidoglycan D,D-transpeptidase FtsI family protein gives MTTSRSRSRRAVVFAAVLLGLISVFVTRLVDIQVVRAASLSEQATELRSAPKTVYGARGDILDADGVVLADSVMRWDIALSPSKAKAGPIEREVDGETVDVPLEETAEALGAVVGLTGDQVLGIIEAALAEDPDSDFAYVSKLVDVTTYEAVQALDIPWVVPWRHPSRTYPNGSVAGNLIGFTGDDGDALAGLELSEDACLAGQDGLEQYLYGAGDYTPIPDSTVVLEEARDGGDLKLTIDSDLQWYVQRVAAAQVAATGAAWATVTVMEVETGRLLAVADVPTVDPNDPAASDSSDRGSRAFTASFEPGSTFKTLTAAAVVDAGEDEPGVVAPYRYLPSNGANINDSHFHEDERMTLTGVLVDSSNTGMSLFGERLSDSERFGYLEAFGIGQSTEVGFLAEDPGILHDWRDWDNQTKYTTMFGQGLTTTAVQIASVYQTIANGGVRMPVTLVEGCVGEDGELTDEAPAEGTRVISEKAAAKTSLMLEQVYRDGWLADRWNVPGYRVAAKTGTAQVPDGNGGYQSGYLVSVSGFAPADDPEFVVSVSIMDPVKMNSSAASAPVFQEVMSQVLKSNRTTPSGAEAPELPAHW, from the coding sequence GTGACCACGAGCCGATCGCGCTCCCGGCGCGCCGTCGTGTTCGCCGCCGTGCTGCTCGGGCTGATCTCGGTGTTCGTCACGCGTCTCGTCGACATCCAGGTGGTGCGCGCGGCCTCGCTCAGCGAGCAGGCGACCGAGCTGCGCTCCGCGCCGAAGACCGTGTACGGCGCCCGCGGCGACATCCTCGACGCCGACGGCGTCGTGCTCGCCGACAGCGTCATGCGCTGGGACATCGCCCTGTCGCCGTCCAAGGCGAAGGCGGGCCCGATCGAGCGCGAGGTCGACGGCGAGACCGTCGACGTGCCGCTCGAGGAGACCGCGGAGGCGCTCGGGGCGGTCGTCGGCCTGACGGGCGACCAGGTGCTCGGCATCATCGAGGCCGCGCTCGCGGAGGACCCGGACTCCGACTTCGCGTACGTGTCGAAGCTGGTCGACGTGACGACCTACGAGGCCGTGCAGGCGCTCGACATCCCCTGGGTCGTCCCCTGGAGGCATCCGAGCCGCACCTACCCGAACGGGTCGGTCGCGGGGAACCTCATCGGCTTCACGGGAGACGACGGCGACGCCCTCGCCGGCCTCGAGCTGAGCGAGGACGCGTGCCTCGCCGGGCAGGACGGGCTCGAGCAGTACCTGTACGGCGCGGGCGACTACACGCCGATCCCCGACAGCACGGTGGTGCTCGAGGAGGCGAGGGACGGCGGCGACCTGAAGCTCACGATCGACTCCGACCTGCAGTGGTACGTGCAGCGGGTCGCTGCGGCCCAGGTCGCGGCGACCGGTGCGGCCTGGGCGACGGTGACCGTCATGGAGGTGGAGACGGGACGGCTGCTCGCCGTCGCCGACGTGCCGACGGTCGACCCCAACGACCCCGCCGCGTCGGACTCGTCCGACCGCGGCTCGCGGGCGTTCACGGCGTCGTTCGAGCCCGGCTCGACGTTCAAGACCCTCACGGCCGCGGCCGTCGTCGACGCGGGGGAGGACGAGCCGGGCGTCGTCGCGCCGTACCGCTACCTGCCGTCGAACGGCGCGAACATCAACGACAGCCACTTCCACGAGGACGAGCGCATGACCCTGACGGGCGTGCTGGTCGACTCGTCGAACACCGGCATGTCGCTGTTCGGCGAGCGCCTGTCGGACTCCGAGCGATTCGGGTACCTGGAGGCGTTCGGCATCGGTCAGTCGACGGAGGTCGGGTTCCTGGCCGAGGATCCGGGGATCCTGCACGACTGGCGGGACTGGGACAACCAGACCAAGTACACGACCATGTTCGGCCAGGGCCTCACGACCACGGCGGTGCAGATCGCGAGCGTCTACCAGACGATCGCCAACGGCGGCGTGCGCATGCCCGTGACCCTGGTCGAGGGCTGCGTGGGCGAGGACGGCGAGCTCACCGACGAGGCGCCCGCCGAGGGCACGCGCGTGATCTCGGAGAAGGCGGCCGCGAAGACCTCGCTCATGCTCGAGCAGGTGTACCGCGACGGCTGGCTCGCCGACCGCTGGAACGTCCCCGGGTACCGGGTCGCGGCGAAGACCGGAACCGCCCAGGTGCCCGACGGGAACGGCGGCTACCAGAGCGGCTACCTCGTCTCCGTGTCGGGCTTCGCGCCCGCCGACGACCCGGAGTTCGTCGTTTCGGTGAGCATCATGGATCCCGTTAAGATGAACTCGTCCGCCGCCTCGGCTCCCGTCTTCCAGGAGGTCATGAGCCAGGTGCTGAAGTCGAATCGGACGACTCCCTCCGGCGCTGAAGCGCCCGAACTGCCAGCGCACTGGTGA
- the rsmH gene encoding 16S rRNA (cytosine(1402)-N(4))-methyltransferase RsmH, producing MDEEMDDLSRIHTPVMLERTIELLEPAVARAGAVLVDATLGMGGHTEALLERFDGLTVIGLDRDTDALGIAAERLARFGDRLRPVHTVYDGILDAVAGEGFSAVDGILFDLGVSSLQLDRAERGFAYAKDAPLDMRMDASAGITAADVLAEYGEGDLRRIFQEYGEEKLAARYARAIVRARAEAPITRSGRLVEILSDATPAALQRAGHPAKRVFQALRIEVNAELSVLEHAIPAALDALAVGGRMVVLAYQSLEDRIVKRTLQAATTSTAPPGLPMELPEHQPRFRLLTRGAELASPAEQEENPRAKPVRLRAVERTRGNA from the coding sequence ATGGACGAAGAGATGGACGACCTGTCACGCATCCACACCCCGGTCATGCTCGAGCGGACCATCGAACTGCTCGAGCCCGCCGTCGCGCGCGCCGGGGCCGTGCTCGTGGACGCCACGCTCGGCATGGGCGGCCACACCGAGGCGCTGCTCGAGCGCTTCGACGGCCTCACCGTGATCGGCCTCGACCGCGACACCGACGCGCTCGGGATCGCCGCCGAGCGCCTCGCGCGGTTCGGCGACCGGCTCCGCCCGGTGCACACGGTGTACGACGGCATCCTCGACGCCGTCGCGGGCGAGGGCTTCAGCGCGGTCGACGGCATCCTCTTCGACCTCGGCGTCTCGTCGCTGCAGCTGGACCGCGCCGAACGCGGCTTCGCGTACGCCAAGGACGCGCCGCTCGACATGCGCATGGACGCGTCGGCCGGCATCACCGCCGCCGACGTCCTGGCGGAGTACGGCGAGGGCGACCTGCGCCGCATCTTCCAGGAGTACGGCGAGGAGAAGCTCGCCGCACGGTACGCCAGGGCGATCGTCCGGGCGCGCGCCGAGGCGCCGATCACGCGCTCGGGCCGCCTGGTGGAGATCCTGTCGGATGCCACGCCGGCGGCGCTGCAACGGGCGGGCCACCCCGCCAAGCGCGTCTTCCAGGCGCTGCGCATCGAGGTCAACGCCGAGCTGTCCGTGCTCGAGCACGCGATACCCGCCGCGCTCGATGCGCTGGCGGTGGGCGGGCGCATGGTCGTGCTCGCCTACCAGTCGCTCGAGGACCGCATCGTGAAGCGCACGCTCCAGGCGGCCACGACGTCGACCGCACCGCCCGGGCTGCCCATGGAGCTGCCCGAGCACCAGCCGAGGTTCCGACTGCTCACGAGGGGAGCCGAGCTCGCGAGCCCGGCCGAGCAGGAGGAGAACCCGCGCGCGAAGCCCGTCCGGCTGCGCGCGGTGGAACGCACGAGGGGGAACGCATGA
- the mraZ gene encoding division/cell wall cluster transcriptional repressor MraZ, with product MFLGTHEPKLDEKGRIILPAKFRDELANGLVMTRGQEHCVYVFSAREFETIHDTIRQAPVTSKQARDYMRVFLSGATAETPDKQHRVTIPSSLRQYAGLDRDLAVIGAGSRVEIWDAEAWQTYLAEQEAVFANTAEEVIPGLF from the coding sequence GTGTTCCTCGGTACGCACGAGCCGAAGCTCGACGAGAAGGGGCGCATCATTCTTCCGGCCAAGTTCCGGGATGAACTCGCCAACGGCCTCGTGATGACACGTGGTCAGGAGCACTGCGTGTACGTCTTCAGCGCGCGCGAGTTCGAGACCATCCACGACACGATCCGCCAGGCACCGGTCACCAGCAAGCAGGCCCGCGACTACATGCGCGTGTTCCTGTCCGGCGCCACCGCGGAGACCCCCGACAAGCAGCACCGCGTCACCATCCCGTCGTCCCTGCGCCAGTACGCGGGTCTCGACCGCGACCTCGCCGTGATCGGCGCGGGCAGCCGCGTCGAGATCTGGGACGCCGAGGCATGGCAGACGTACCTCGCAGAGCAGGAAGCGGTCTTCGCGAACACGGCGGAGGAGGTGATCCCGGGGCTCTTCTGA
- a CDS encoding DUF3040 domain-containing protein: protein MPLSEQEQRLLEEMERSLYRNDADFVATVGGRRGRPNYRSVVLGVLLGVAGVGALIAGVATQLLFIGIIGFALMFLGVLLAISPSRKVSVEELSDLADGQRSGRGSGSAGFMDRMNQRWDRRQEERD, encoded by the coding sequence ATGCCGCTTTCAGAGCAGGAGCAGCGCCTCCTGGAGGAGATGGAGCGCAGCCTCTATCGCAACGATGCCGACTTCGTGGCGACGGTGGGTGGGCGACGTGGCCGACCGAACTACCGCTCCGTGGTGCTCGGCGTGCTGCTGGGCGTCGCCGGCGTGGGTGCGCTCATCGCCGGAGTCGCGACTCAGTTGCTGTTCATCGGCATCATCGGGTTCGCGCTGATGTTCCTCGGCGTGCTCCTCGCGATCTCGCCGTCGCGGAAGGTCTCCGTCGAGGAGCTCTCCGACCTCGCGGACGGGCAGCGCTCCGGGCGCGGCTCGGGCTCGGCCGGCTTCATGGACCGCATGAACCAGCGCTGGGACCGCCGCCAGGAGGAGCGCGACTAG
- a CDS encoding polyprenyl synthetase family protein: protein MPESSHLVDLVHARIDEFLTERHSILVSISPDLDPIATFSRRFLSGGKRFRALFCYWGWQAVHGHSGGFDPFAEDGDPETDPVGVVSVAAALECFHAAALVHDDIIDHSDTRRGAPAAHREFESLHREAGWDGDAAAFGEATAILVGDLLLGWADDLIQAGTSVLDDPARAIAARREFQRMRAEVTAGQYLDILEEQAWRSQPEAQLRPRAERVIVYKSARYSIEAPLRIGAALAGADPAQLAALSDFGLPLGIAYQLRDDLLGVFGDPATTGKPSGDDLREGKRTVLIAVARELLAPGQRRLLDELLGDPGLDAAQVEMLQETLRACGAVDEIERIISARVAEATAALEDAPLSRAARAELTALAETVARRER from the coding sequence GTGCCGGAAAGCTCCCATCTCGTCGACCTGGTGCACGCCCGGATCGACGAGTTCCTCACCGAACGCCACTCCATTCTCGTCTCGATCAGCCCGGACCTCGATCCGATCGCGACGTTCTCCCGGCGGTTTCTCAGCGGCGGCAAGCGTTTCCGGGCGCTCTTCTGCTACTGGGGCTGGCAGGCGGTGCACGGGCACTCCGGCGGGTTCGACCCGTTCGCGGAGGACGGCGACCCGGAGACCGACCCGGTCGGCGTCGTCTCGGTCGCCGCTGCCCTCGAGTGCTTCCACGCCGCCGCGCTCGTGCACGACGACATCATCGACCACTCCGACACGCGCCGCGGGGCCCCGGCCGCGCACCGCGAGTTCGAGTCGCTGCACCGCGAGGCCGGGTGGGACGGCGACGCCGCAGCGTTCGGCGAGGCCACGGCGATCCTCGTCGGCGACCTGCTGCTCGGCTGGGCCGACGACCTGATCCAGGCGGGCACGAGCGTCCTCGACGACCCCGCCCGCGCGATCGCCGCGCGCCGGGAGTTCCAGCGCATGCGCGCGGAGGTCACCGCCGGGCAGTACCTCGACATCCTCGAGGAGCAGGCGTGGCGGAGCCAGCCCGAGGCGCAGCTGCGGCCGCGTGCCGAGCGCGTGATCGTGTACAAGTCCGCGCGCTACAGCATCGAGGCGCCGCTCCGCATCGGCGCCGCCCTCGCCGGCGCCGACCCCGCGCAGCTCGCCGCACTCAGCGACTTCGGCCTGCCGCTCGGCATCGCCTACCAGCTCCGCGACGATCTCCTGGGCGTGTTCGGCGACCCGGCGACCACCGGCAAGCCGTCGGGCGACGACCTCCGCGAGGGCAAGCGCACGGTGCTGATCGCGGTGGCGAGGGAACTGCTGGCGCCCGGCCAGCGGCGACTGCTCGACGAGCTGCTCGGTGATCCCGGCCTCGACGCCGCCCAGGTCGAGATGCTCCAGGAGACGCTGCGCGCCTGCGGCGCCGTCGACGAGATCGAGCGGATCATCTCGGCGCGCGTCGCCGAGGCGACCGCCGCGCTCGAGGACGCGCCGCTCAGCCGAGCCGCGCGCGCCGAGCTGACCGCGCTGGCCGAGACGGTCGCCCGCCGCGAACGCTGA
- a CDS encoding Rv2175c family DNA-binding protein codes for MTEEALEATTWLTVPDLVEMLGTTPSRVRRLIDDRQLVARRVDGVLKVPESFLRDGEPVHELRGTVIVLGDAGFTDDEAVEWLVSVDESLETTPIEALRSGRKTEVRRVAQALA; via the coding sequence GTGACTGAGGAGGCCCTCGAGGCGACCACCTGGCTGACCGTTCCGGATCTCGTGGAGATGCTCGGCACCACGCCCAGCCGCGTTCGCAGGCTCATCGACGACCGCCAGCTCGTCGCCCGGCGCGTGGACGGGGTGCTTAAGGTGCCGGAGTCGTTCCTGCGCGACGGCGAGCCCGTGCACGAGCTCCGCGGCACCGTGATCGTGCTGGGCGATGCCGGCTTCACGGACGACGAGGCGGTCGAGTGGCTGGTCTCGGTCGACGAGAGCCTCGAGACGACGCCGATCGAGGCGCTGCGCAGCGGTCGCAAGACCGAGGTCCGGCGGGTGGCCCAGGCGCTCGCCTGA
- a CDS encoding LysM peptidoglycan-binding domain-containing protein encodes MTRIDTAGDVGGTERAGDGPERAAPEHGRHGAPDARPVLHDLATLPTTVIGTVVGAFGRFHAAAPAHGRRARREAPALRPTARTRRGRRPQGLRYTVAEGDTASAIAARFGIPTASVLATNGLGWSSPLEPGQELVLDVAPDAVPRAAEAVDPGIRHCAVVDGDTLADVAERHRVDLADLLRVNGLHRGSPVAAGQSLVLPGTDDAPAA; translated from the coding sequence ATGACGAGGATCGACACCGCGGGGGACGTGGGCGGCACGGAGCGAGCAGGCGACGGGCCCGAACGTGCGGCGCCCGAGCACGGCCGGCACGGCGCTCCGGACGCCAGGCCCGTGCTGCACGACCTCGCGACGCTGCCGACGACGGTGATCGGCACCGTCGTCGGCGCCTTCGGCCGGTTCCACGCGGCCGCCCCGGCGCACGGCCGACGGGCGCGGCGCGAGGCCCCGGCACTCCGGCCGACCGCACGCACGCGGAGGGGTCGCCGGCCGCAGGGACTGCGCTACACCGTCGCCGAGGGCGACACCGCGAGCGCGATCGCCGCGCGATTCGGCATCCCGACCGCATCCGTGCTGGCGACGAACGGGCTCGGCTGGTCGAGCCCGCTCGAGCCCGGGCAGGAGCTCGTCCTCGACGTCGCACCCGATGCGGTCCCGCGCGCCGCCGAGGCGGTCGACCCCGGCATCCGCCACTGCGCCGTCGTCGACGGCGACACGCTCGCCGACGTGGCCGAGCGGCACCGGGTCGACCTCGCGGACCTCCTCCGGGTCAACGGGCTCCACCGCGGCAGCCCCGTCGCCGCGGGCCAATCGCTGGTGCTCCCGGGCACGGACGACGCACCCGCCGCCTGA
- the pknB gene encoding Stk1 family PASTA domain-containing Ser/Thr kinase, whose amino-acid sequence MPADPMVGRLVDGRYQVRSRIARGGMATVYLATDLRLERRVAIKIMHGHLADDNTFKTRFVQEARSAARLSHPNVVNVYDQGQDSDMAYLVMEYLPGITLRDLLKDYTKLTPEQSVDIMDAVLSGLASAHKAGIVHRDLKPENVLLADDGRIKLGDFGLARAASANTSTGQALLGTIAYLSPELVTRGVADARSDIYAIGIMLYEMLTGEQPYVGEAPMQIAYQHANDTVPTPSSKQPSVPAELDELVLWATARDPEDRPADARAMLEQLRAIEPVVRGTGPATGQTTAVLPDGAAQDQPDAAAATAVIGERRAAVAAPKKKPTASGVAALEDHTRRRKRRGYWLFALVLLLAGLAGGTGWYFGSGPGALTTVPAVEGLSPEAAAAALEEAGFESALGEQHDPEVEEGLVSGTDPEGGTQARRGGTVQILVSLGPRILAVPSVEGVPEADAREELSAFEVADETDVRYSSSIERGAVIAVLDADGERVGDEYPEQGALSLIVSAGSIPSVVGTPSAEAEQRLTDAGLDVSFADPAFSNDVAADLVISASTSTDPVRPGDPIVLTVSKGPDLVPLPDVVGESLADAIDTLEAAGFDVQYSFPEAFIGLATVKSMNPGGDTEQIRGSTVTLVATLEL is encoded by the coding sequence ATGCCCGCGGACCCCATGGTCGGCCGTCTCGTCGACGGCCGGTACCAGGTGCGCTCGCGCATCGCGCGCGGCGGCATGGCCACCGTCTACCTCGCGACCGACCTGCGCCTCGAGCGCCGGGTGGCGATCAAGATCATGCACGGCCACCTGGCCGACGACAACACCTTCAAGACGCGCTTCGTGCAGGAGGCCCGCTCGGCCGCCCGCCTGTCGCATCCCAACGTCGTGAACGTCTACGACCAGGGCCAGGACTCCGACATGGCGTACCTCGTCATGGAGTACCTGCCGGGGATCACGCTGCGCGACCTGCTCAAGGACTACACGAAGCTCACCCCGGAGCAGTCGGTCGACATCATGGACGCCGTGCTCTCGGGGCTCGCCTCGGCGCACAAGGCCGGCATCGTGCACCGCGACCTCAAGCCCGAGAACGTGCTGCTCGCCGACGACGGCCGCATCAAGCTCGGCGACTTCGGGCTGGCCCGCGCCGCGAGTGCGAACACGTCGACCGGGCAGGCGCTGCTCGGCACCATCGCGTACCTCTCCCCCGAGCTCGTGACGCGCGGCGTGGCCGATGCCCGCAGCGACATCTACGCGATCGGCATCATGCTCTACGAGATGCTCACCGGCGAGCAGCCCTACGTGGGCGAGGCGCCCATGCAGATCGCCTACCAGCACGCCAACGACACGGTGCCGACCCCGAGCTCGAAGCAGCCCTCGGTGCCGGCCGAGCTCGACGAGCTCGTGCTCTGGGCGACCGCGCGCGACCCCGAGGACCGCCCCGCCGACGCGCGCGCGATGCTCGAGCAGCTGCGCGCGATCGAGCCGGTCGTGCGCGGCACCGGCCCGGCCACCGGCCAGACCACCGCCGTGCTCCCCGACGGCGCGGCGCAGGACCAGCCGGACGCCGCGGCAGCGACCGCCGTCATCGGCGAGCGGCGTGCCGCGGTCGCGGCGCCGAAGAAGAAGCCGACCGCGTCCGGCGTCGCCGCCCTCGAGGACCACACCCGCCGGCGCAAGCGGCGCGGGTACTGGCTCTTCGCCCTCGTGCTGCTGCTCGCGGGCCTCGCCGGCGGCACCGGCTGGTACTTCGGCAGCGGACCGGGCGCGCTCACGACCGTGCCCGCGGTGGAGGGGCTCTCCCCCGAGGCCGCCGCGGCCGCCCTCGAGGAGGCCGGGTTCGAGAGCGCCCTCGGGGAGCAGCACGACCCCGAGGTCGAGGAGGGGCTCGTCTCGGGCACCGACCCCGAGGGCGGCACCCAGGCCCGGCGCGGCGGAACGGTGCAGATCCTCGTCTCGCTCGGCCCGCGCATCCTGGCCGTGCCCTCGGTCGAGGGGGTTCCCGAGGCGGACGCGCGCGAGGAGCTCAGCGCGTTCGAGGTGGCCGACGAGACCGACGTCCGCTACTCGTCCTCCATCGAGCGCGGCGCCGTCATCGCGGTGCTCGACGCCGACGGCGAGCGCGTCGGCGACGAGTACCCCGAGCAGGGCGCGCTCTCGCTGATCGTCTCCGCGGGCAGCATCCCCTCGGTCGTCGGCACGCCGTCGGCGGAAGCGGAGCAGCGCCTGACGGACGCGGGGCTCGATGTCTCGTTCGCCGATCCGGCCTTCAGCAACGACGTCGCCGCCGACCTCGTGATCTCCGCCTCGACGAGCACCGACCCGGTGCGCCCGGGCGACCCGATCGTGCTGACGGTCTCGAAGGGACCCGACCTCGTTCCGCTGCCCGACGTCGTGGGCGAGAGCCTCGCCGACGCGATCGACACGCTCGAGGCGGCCGGATTCGACGTCCAGTACAGCTTCCCCGAGGCGTTCATCGGCCTCGCCACCGTGAAGTCGATGAACCCGGGCGGCGACACCGAGCAGATCCGCGGCTCGACCGTCACCCTCGTCGCGACGCTCGAGCTCTGA
- a CDS encoding class II 3-deoxy-7-phosphoheptulonate synthase produces MTQLVEPVVQPADNVIAGLDAWRALPIKQQPVWPDADAVAAASAELATMPPLVFAGEVDRLRDKLAAAARGEAFLLQGGDCAETFAGATADQIRNRVKTVLQMAVVLTYGASMPVVKMGRMAGQFAKPRSKDTETRGDVTLPAYRGDIVNGYDFTPESRAADPSRLLRGYHTAASTLNLIRAFTQGGFADLRQVHAWNKGFAANPANSRYESLAKEIDRAVRFMDACGADFDELKRTEFFTGHEGLLMDYERPMTRIDSRTGLPYDTSAHFLWIGERTRDLDGAHVDFLSRVRNPIGVKLGPTTSPDDMLALIDKLDPEREPGRLTFITRMGSSRIREALPPLLEAIKGADANPLWVTDPMHGNGLTTPTGYKTRRFDDVVDEVKGFFEAHRDAGTFPGGIHVELTGDDVTECLGGSEHIDEDTLATRYESLCDPRLNHMQSLELAFLVAEELAR; encoded by the coding sequence GTGACCCAGCTCGTCGAACCCGTCGTGCAGCCTGCTGACAACGTCATCGCCGGACTCGACGCCTGGCGGGCGCTCCCGATCAAGCAGCAGCCGGTGTGGCCGGACGCCGACGCGGTCGCGGCCGCGTCCGCGGAGCTCGCCACCATGCCGCCGCTCGTGTTCGCGGGCGAGGTCGACCGCCTGCGCGACAAGCTCGCCGCCGCGGCCCGCGGCGAGGCGTTCCTGCTGCAGGGCGGCGACTGCGCCGAGACGTTCGCCGGCGCCACCGCCGACCAGATCCGCAACCGCGTGAAGACCGTGCTGCAGATGGCGGTCGTGCTCACCTACGGTGCATCGATGCCGGTCGTGAAGATGGGTCGCATGGCGGGGCAGTTCGCCAAGCCCCGCTCGAAGGACACCGAGACGCGCGGCGACGTGACGCTGCCGGCCTACCGCGGCGACATCGTCAACGGCTACGACTTCACCCCGGAGTCGCGCGCCGCCGACCCGTCCCGCCTGCTGCGCGGGTACCACACGGCGGCCTCGACGCTGAACCTCATCCGCGCCTTCACGCAGGGCGGGTTCGCCGACCTCCGCCAGGTGCACGCGTGGAACAAGGGCTTCGCCGCGAACCCCGCGAACTCGCGCTACGAGAGCCTCGCCAAGGAGATCGACCGCGCCGTCCGGTTCATGGACGCCTGCGGCGCCGACTTCGACGAGCTCAAGCGCACCGAGTTCTTCACCGGCCACGAGGGCCTGCTCATGGACTACGAGCGCCCGATGACCCGCATCGACTCGCGGACGGGCCTCCCGTACGACACGTCGGCGCACTTCCTCTGGATCGGCGAGCGCACCCGCGACCTCGACGGCGCGCACGTCGACTTCCTCTCGCGCGTGCGCAACCCGATCGGCGTGAAGCTCGGGCCGACCACGTCGCCCGACGACATGCTCGCGCTGATCGACAAGCTCGACCCCGAGCGCGAGCCGGGCCGTCTCACGTTCATCACGCGCATGGGGTCGAGCCGCATCCGCGAGGCGCTGCCGCCGCTGCTCGAGGCGATCAAGGGCGCCGATGCGAACCCGCTCTGGGTGACCGACCCGATGCACGGCAACGGGCTCACCACCCCGACCGGCTACAAGACGCGCCGCTTCGACGACGTGGTCGACGAGGTGAAGGGCTTCTTCGAGGCGCACCGCGACGCGGGCACGTTCCCCGGCGGCATCCACGTCGAGCTCACGGGCGACGACGTCACCGAGTGCCTCGGCGGCTCGGAGCACATCGACGAGGACACCCTGGCCACGCGCTACGAGTCGCTCTGCGACCCGCGCCTGAACCACATGCAGTCGCTCGAGCTCGCGTTCCTGGTCGCGGAGGAGCTCGCGCGCTGA
- a CDS encoding lysophospholipid acyltransferase family protein, with product MFYWIMKHIVVGPIVLGIFRPWVVGLEHVPKEGGAILASNHLSFIDSIFLPLVVDRNVVFLAKSEYFTGKGIKGWLTRLFFQATGQLPIDRSGGKASEASLNTGLRVLGRGELLGIYPEGTRSPDARLYRGRTGVARMVLESGVPVVPVAMIGTDEVMPIGTRIPKVRRIGVVIGEPLDFSRFEGLESDRFVLRSVTDELVYRLRELSGQEYVDVYASSVKEKRAAPTR from the coding sequence ATGTTCTACTGGATCATGAAGCACATCGTCGTCGGCCCCATCGTGCTCGGGATCTTCCGGCCGTGGGTGGTCGGCCTCGAGCACGTGCCGAAGGAAGGCGGGGCGATCCTCGCGAGCAACCACCTGTCCTTCATCGACTCGATCTTCCTGCCGCTCGTCGTCGACCGGAACGTGGTCTTCCTGGCGAAGAGCGAGTACTTCACGGGCAAGGGCATCAAGGGCTGGCTCACGCGGCTGTTCTTCCAGGCGACCGGGCAGCTCCCGATCGACCGGTCGGGCGGCAAGGCGTCGGAGGCCTCGCTCAACACCGGCCTGCGGGTGCTCGGCCGGGGCGAGCTGCTCGGCATCTACCCCGAGGGCACCCGGAGCCCCGACGCACGGCTGTACCGCGGTCGCACGGGCGTGGCCCGCATGGTGCTCGAGTCGGGCGTGCCCGTCGTGCCGGTCGCGATGATCGGCACCGACGAGGTCATGCCCATCGGCACCAGGATCCCCAAGGTGCGCCGCATCGGCGTCGTGATCGGCGAGCCGCTCGACTTCAGCCGCTTCGAGGGACTCGAGTCGGATCGCTTCGTGCTGCGCTCCGTGACCGATGAGCTCGTGTACCGGTTGCGCGAGCTCAGCGGCCAGGAGTACGTCGACGTCTACGCGAGCTCCGTGAAGGAGAAGCGCGCCGCGCCGACGCGATAG
- a CDS encoding ROK family glucokinase yields MHAIGIDIGGTKIAGAVVDTFGTIVRQSRVPTPAGDVTALEDAVVAMITELADGTESVAVGVAAAGFIDASQSVVYYAPNIDWRNEPFREKLEARVSMPVIIENDANAAGWAEFRFGAGRLVSDMCMLTIGTGVGGAIVASDTLFRGGFGAGAELGHVRLVPGGLPCGCGQRGCLEQYGSGRALMRMAGEIADGGGIGLGLARVREERGKLDGRGVGDLIAADDPGALAALKQLGGWIGQGCASLAAVLDPQLFVFGGGVAAAGERLLEPVRRAFVEHLPAQGYHPEPEFAIAELVNDAGVVGAADLARVWVQRRG; encoded by the coding sequence GTGCACGCGATCGGCATCGACATCGGGGGCACCAAGATCGCGGGCGCGGTGGTCGACACGTTCGGCACGATCGTGCGCCAGTCGCGCGTGCCCACCCCCGCCGGCGACGTCACGGCGCTCGAGGATGCGGTCGTCGCCATGATCACGGAACTCGCCGACGGCACCGAGTCCGTCGCGGTCGGCGTCGCGGCGGCCGGCTTCATCGACGCCTCCCAGTCGGTCGTGTACTACGCGCCCAACATCGACTGGCGCAACGAGCCGTTCCGGGAGAAGCTCGAGGCGCGCGTCTCGATGCCGGTCATCATCGAGAACGACGCCAACGCCGCCGGGTGGGCGGAGTTCCGCTTCGGCGCGGGGCGCCTGGTCAGCGACATGTGCATGCTCACCATCGGCACCGGCGTCGGCGGCGCGATCGTGGCGAGCGACACGCTCTTCCGCGGCGGGTTCGGGGCCGGTGCGGAGCTCGGCCACGTCCGGCTGGTGCCCGGCGGGCTGCCGTGCGGGTGCGGGCAGCGCGGATGCCTCGAGCAGTACGGCTCGGGCCGGGCACTCATGCGCATGGCCGGCGAGATCGCCGACGGCGGCGGGATCGGGCTGGGCCTCGCGCGCGTCCGCGAGGAGCGCGGGAAGCTCGACGGTCGCGGCGTCGGCGACCTCATCGCCGCCGACGATCCCGGTGCGCTCGCCGCGCTGAAGCAGCTCGGCGGGTGGATCGGCCAGGGCTGCGCGAGCCTCGCCGCGGTGCTCGACCCCCAGCTGTTCGTGTTCGGCGGCGGCGTCGCCGCGGCGGGCGAGCGGCTGCTCGAGCCCGTGCGGCGCGCATTCGTCGAGCACCTGCCCGCACAGGGCTACCACCCGGAGCCGGAGTTCGCGATCGCGGAGCTGGTCAACGACGCCGGGGTCGTCGGCGCGGCCGACCTCGCCCGCGTGTGGGTCCAGCGCCGCGGCTGA